One Sphingobacteruim zhuxiongii DNA window includes the following coding sequences:
- a CDS encoding HAD family hydrolase, which yields MQNIKNVILDYGNVIFMIDFNKVRESFSALGITNVDDFFGHKGQDGLFDDFDKGEITAAEFREGVREKANRPDLTDQQIDDAWNSLLIGVPPGKHETLDELKKHKRMFLLSNNNELHYAYCMQHIKDTYGVENNEHFFEKTYYSHLAGLRKPDLAIFELVLKENNLIPEETLFIDDSPQHLEGAKQLGIHTALCTPEHPLEAIVAEYKLVEN from the coding sequence ATGCAAAATATTAAAAATGTTATCCTAGATTATGGGAATGTGATCTTTATGATCGACTTTAATAAAGTACGCGAATCCTTTAGTGCATTGGGTATCACCAATGTGGATGATTTTTTTGGACATAAAGGGCAAGATGGACTTTTTGATGATTTTGATAAAGGCGAAATCACGGCGGCAGAGTTTAGAGAAGGCGTGAGGGAGAAAGCAAACCGTCCCGACTTAACAGATCAACAAATTGATGATGCATGGAACTCTTTACTTATTGGTGTTCCTCCGGGTAAACATGAGACGCTAGATGAACTTAAGAAACACAAGCGTATGTTTCTGCTTAGTAATAACAATGAGCTCCACTATGCTTACTGTATGCAGCATATTAAAGATACATATGGTGTTGAAAACAATGAGCATTTTTTCGAGAAGACTTATTATTCTCATCTTGCAGGTTTAAGAAAGCCAGACCTGGCAATTTTCGAATTGGTATTGAAAGAAAATAATCTGATTCCAGAGGAAACCTTGTTTATTGATGATAGTCCGCAGCACCTAGAAGGAGCAAAGCAGTTGGGGATTCATACCGCATTATGTACCCCAGAGCATCCATTGGAGGCAATCGTTGCTGAATATAAACTAGTCGAAAATTAA
- a CDS encoding transposase: protein MKKTRISESQIVSAIKQHESGKSTSDICRELGVHQATFYTWKKKYSGMDSQELRRMKELEEENRRLKQMYADLVLDHKILKDVLSKKF, encoded by the coding sequence ATGAAAAAGACAAGAATCAGCGAGAGCCAAATCGTTTCTGCGATCAAGCAACATGAATCGGGTAAAAGCACTTCGGACATCTGCAGGGAGTTGGGTGTCCACCAAGCCACCTTTTACACTTGGAAGAAGAAGTATTCCGGGATGGACAGCCAAGAGCTGCGCCGCATGAAGGAACTGGAGGAAGAGAACCGCCGTCTCAAGCAGATGTATGCGGACCTCGTCCTGGACCACAAGATCCTCAAGGACGTACTCTCAAAAAAGTTCTGA
- a CDS encoding cation-translocating P-type ATPase yields MSTYNIPNQLQGLSDEEVQSSREKYGSNKIEVTHRGAFEMLLDILKEPMLILLFAISIIYVIVGNYAEALFMFVAIVAVSAISFYQDNRSKKALEELEKLNEPLSTVIRGGKIIKLPTHEIVVGDLCITEEGKMINADGRIVHSNDFSVNEASLTGESFSVFKNPEKGNNQIYSGTITVSGLAVFEVEHIGKQTKIGQIGDSIMTIKEESSPLQIQIRQFVKWMAIAGIIIFMMVWGYSYLQSGNLLSSLLNGLTMAMSVLPEEIPVAFTTFMALGAWKLMRDGIIIKRSSIVETLGSTTVICTDKTGTITENTMHLKKLYDYQSDKTFDEEAFQDSALSTLINYAMWSSEPVPFDPMEKTLHQVYVNTQQVDQRKNYELFHEYPLEGKPPMMTHLFQDINKDRIVAAKGAPEAILAVSNLSDIEKEKVRGLISAFGKEGYRVLGVAKSTFEGDNFPLKQQDFEFEFLGLVVFYDPPKKGIKEVFKHIYEAGIKVKVITGDNADTTGSIAKQAGIINTEVGINGNDLAAFTEEQLIAVADKTVLFTRMFPDAKLAVVNALKKNGEVVAMLGDGVNDGPALKAAHIGVAMGTKGTEIAKAAAALVITNDDLDKLVVAIAAGRRIYTNIKKAIQYIISIHIPIILTVSLPLFLGWIFPNIFTPVHVIFMELVMGPTCSIVYENEPMEKNTMQQAPRKLTDTFLNLRELTISIIQGIVITIGVLFSYQWMVQQGGSEEQTRAMVFTTLIFSNVLLSLVNRSFYFSIFESFNNKNKLFPVVIGLTLLLLFAILFIAPIANFFKLTSLNMTELAMSGLIALLSVLWFEIYKWFRRKRSKD; encoded by the coding sequence ATGAGTACCTATAATATTCCTAATCAACTACAAGGTCTGTCGGACGAAGAGGTTCAGAGTTCAAGAGAAAAATATGGATCGAACAAGATTGAAGTGACACATCGAGGTGCTTTCGAAATGCTGTTGGATATCTTGAAAGAGCCCATGTTGATCTTGCTTTTTGCCATTTCCATTATCTATGTTATTGTCGGTAACTACGCCGAGGCACTCTTTATGTTTGTTGCCATTGTCGCAGTTTCTGCTATTTCATTCTATCAAGACAATCGCAGTAAAAAGGCGTTAGAAGAGCTTGAGAAGTTAAACGAGCCCCTAAGTACGGTGATTCGTGGCGGAAAGATTATCAAACTTCCGACACATGAGATCGTTGTAGGTGATTTATGTATTACGGAAGAAGGGAAAATGATTAATGCTGATGGTCGTATAGTTCATAGTAATGACTTTTCTGTCAATGAAGCTTCCTTAACAGGGGAGAGCTTCTCTGTCTTTAAGAACCCGGAGAAAGGAAATAATCAGATTTATAGTGGGACGATCACAGTGTCCGGATTGGCGGTCTTTGAAGTGGAGCATATTGGCAAGCAAACAAAGATTGGACAAATTGGCGATTCCATTATGACCATCAAAGAAGAGAGCTCGCCTTTGCAAATCCAGATACGACAATTTGTAAAATGGATGGCTATTGCCGGAATCATCATTTTTATGATGGTCTGGGGATATAGCTATCTACAATCAGGTAATCTACTGTCTAGTTTGTTAAATGGGTTGACGATGGCTATGTCTGTTTTGCCGGAAGAGATCCCTGTAGCCTTTACAACCTTTATGGCATTAGGAGCATGGAAGCTCATGCGTGACGGGATTATAATTAAGCGGAGCAGCATTGTAGAGACGCTCGGAAGTACTACCGTAATTTGTACCGATAAGACAGGGACGATTACAGAGAATACCATGCATTTAAAGAAGCTCTACGATTATCAGTCTGATAAGACCTTTGACGAAGAGGCATTTCAAGATAGTGCGCTATCGACCTTGATCAATTACGCTATGTGGAGCAGTGAGCCCGTACCATTTGATCCGATGGAGAAAACGCTACATCAGGTATATGTAAACACGCAACAAGTAGATCAACGAAAGAATTATGAGTTATTTCATGAGTATCCCTTGGAAGGGAAGCCGCCCATGATGACGCATCTCTTTCAAGACATCAATAAGGATCGTATTGTAGCTGCAAAGGGAGCTCCTGAGGCGATACTTGCCGTTTCTAATTTATCAGATATTGAAAAAGAGAAGGTGAGGGGACTGATATCGGCATTTGGGAAAGAGGGTTACCGTGTGTTGGGAGTTGCTAAATCTACCTTCGAAGGTGATAATTTTCCGCTTAAACAGCAAGATTTCGAATTTGAATTCCTAGGACTTGTTGTTTTCTACGATCCACCCAAAAAAGGGATTAAAGAGGTTTTTAAGCATATCTACGAAGCTGGAATTAAAGTTAAGGTCATAACTGGTGACAACGCCGATACAACGGGGAGTATTGCTAAACAAGCTGGTATTATAAATACAGAAGTTGGAATCAACGGAAATGACTTAGCTGCATTTACAGAAGAGCAATTGATCGCTGTTGCTGATAAAACAGTCTTATTCACACGTATGTTTCCAGATGCAAAACTTGCTGTAGTCAACGCGCTAAAGAAAAACGGCGAAGTTGTTGCAATGCTGGGGGATGGCGTGAATGATGGACCTGCTCTCAAGGCTGCACATATTGGTGTAGCTATGGGAACCAAAGGGACTGAGATTGCAAAGGCCGCAGCGGCCTTAGTGATTACAAATGATGACTTAGATAAGCTCGTCGTTGCAATTGCTGCAGGGCGCCGAATTTATACCAATATCAAGAAAGCTATTCAATATATCATATCGATACATATCCCGATTATCCTAACGGTTTCGCTGCCTTTATTCTTGGGCTGGATATTTCCGAATATATTTACGCCAGTCCATGTCATTTTCATGGAACTTGTAATGGGGCCAACCTGTTCTATCGTATACGAAAATGAGCCCATGGAAAAAAATACCATGCAACAGGCTCCGCGTAAATTGACCGATACTTTTCTCAATCTGCGAGAGTTGACCATTAGTATTATTCAAGGGATTGTCATTACGATCGGCGTGTTGTTTTCCTATCAGTGGATGGTTCAGCAGGGCGGAAGCGAAGAACAAACGAGAGCCATGGTGTTTACCACTTTGATTTTCTCCAACGTTTTACTCAGTCTAGTCAATCGATCTTTCTACTTTAGCATATTTGAAAGCTTTAATAATAAAAACAAATTGTTCCCGGTAGTCATTGGGCTGACCTTATTATTGTTGTTTGCTATTCTTTTTATAGCTCCTATTGCAAACTTCTTCAAACTAACAAGTTTGAATATGACAGAGCTTGCTATGTCGGGCTTGATTGCATTACTTTCTGTGCTTTGGTTTGAGATCTAC
- a CDS encoding site-specific integrase: protein MATTVKAMVFKHHRKVDGSYNVKIILLHEGKRKYLDTSHFVVKKQLTKDYKIKDPFIAEQVEKQLRDYRKEISELAEKLIYFTADSLADHLLNKNEDINFIKFCDQHIEKLKSEGRDGTAATHRVIRNSLVDYFKRESFSINEIHSNMLVSYEKYLRSERKLKRFNQLGNPIYSIKKGLSDSGLHNHMRDLRTLFNAAREKYNNEDIGIYRVKHYPFKKYKVGSPPPTRKRNHTLEEVLKIRDCITQVDSRAELAKELYMLSFYLCGINAVDLYNLTDKNIKNGRINYNRSKTERKRKDNAFISIKVSKVATSLLEKYVGLLSSRYANTYCLNWALCKGMEQLRTITGIQGITLYWARHTFATVARNKCRMSKDDIALALNHVDSGNKITDIYIEKDWKIIDDVQRKVIKKLKKAEQKIFKSKSNFE from the coding sequence ATGGCAACGACCGTAAAAGCAATGGTGTTCAAACACCACAGAAAAGTAGATGGTTCTTACAATGTTAAGATAATCTTGTTACACGAAGGAAAAAGAAAGTACCTTGACACCTCACATTTTGTAGTGAAAAAGCAACTTACAAAAGACTACAAAATAAAAGATCCATTTATTGCAGAGCAAGTTGAAAAACAATTGAGAGATTACCGCAAGGAAATAAGCGAACTTGCAGAAAAATTAATCTACTTTACCGCTGACTCACTTGCAGACCATCTCTTAAATAAGAACGAAGACATCAATTTCATAAAGTTCTGTGATCAGCATATTGAAAAACTCAAATCCGAGGGTCGAGATGGCACAGCAGCTACTCATCGGGTTATCCGAAACAGTCTCGTCGACTATTTCAAACGAGAGTCATTTTCAATTAATGAAATTCATTCCAACATGTTAGTTTCTTATGAGAAGTATTTAAGATCAGAGAGGAAATTAAAAAGATTTAATCAGTTGGGAAATCCAATATACTCCATAAAAAAAGGTCTATCTGACAGCGGTCTTCACAACCACATGAGAGATTTACGAACACTCTTCAATGCAGCCAGAGAGAAGTACAATAATGAGGACATCGGAATATACAGAGTAAAGCACTACCCATTTAAGAAATATAAAGTAGGTAGTCCTCCCCCAACACGCAAAAGAAATCATACGCTTGAAGAAGTTCTAAAAATTCGTGATTGCATCACTCAGGTTGACAGTCGGGCTGAATTGGCCAAAGAACTGTATATGCTCTCTTTCTATCTATGTGGAATTAACGCAGTTGACTTATATAATCTAACTGATAAAAATATCAAAAATGGACGTATTAATTACAATCGATCTAAAACAGAGAGGAAGAGAAAGGACAATGCATTCATAAGCATTAAGGTCTCCAAAGTCGCGACTTCACTTCTAGAAAAATATGTAGGATTACTTTCTTCGAGGTATGCTAACACATATTGTCTAAATTGGGCTCTTTGCAAGGGAATGGAACAGTTGAGAACTATTACTGGCATTCAGGGTATAACTTTATACTGGGCTAGACATACATTTGCTACTGTAGCTAGAAACAAATGTAGAATGAGTAAGGATGATATTGCACTTGCACTAAATCACGTTGACTCTGGCAACAAAATAACTGATATCTATATTGAAAAAGATTGGAAAATTATAGATGATGTGCAACGAAAAGTAATTAAAAAATTGAAGAAAGCGGAACAAAAAATTTTTAAAAGCAAGTCTAATTTTGAATAA
- the rpsU gene encoding 30S ribosomal protein S21, protein MIIVNVKEGESLDRALKRFKKKFEKTGVLRELRSRQAYEKKSVARRIQVKKAVYKQSLNQDIA, encoded by the coding sequence ATGATTATTGTAAATGTTAAAGAAGGTGAATCTTTAGATAGAGCGTTAAAACGTTTCAAGAAGAAATTCGAGAAGACTGGTGTTTTAAGAGAACTACGTTCTCGTCAGGCTTACGAGAAGAAATCTGTAGCTCGTCGTATCCAAGTTAAGAAAGCTGTCTATAAGCAATCTTTAAATCAAGATATCGCGTAA